The Flavobacterium sp. 123 genome contains a region encoding:
- a CDS encoding (2Fe-2S)-binding protein yields MKKFNLKINSKEYLLEADENMPLLWAIRDMIGLKGTKYGCGIGACGACTVHLDGTPVRSCQLPISVIENQDITTIEGLSENGDHPVQKAWLELDVAQCGYCQTGQIMTASALLKNNPNPTDEDIDSFMSGNICRCGTYTRIKKAIQLAAKPTK; encoded by the coding sequence ATGAAAAAATTTAATTTAAAAATTAACAGCAAAGAGTACCTTTTAGAAGCCGATGAAAACATGCCTCTTTTATGGGCAATACGTGACATGATTGGTTTAAAAGGCACTAAATATGGTTGTGGAATAGGTGCTTGTGGTGCTTGTACCGTGCATTTAGACGGAACGCCTGTACGCTCTTGCCAGTTGCCTATTTCGGTTATTGAGAATCAAGATATTACTACTATCGAAGGACTATCTGAAAATGGAGACCATCCAGTTCAGAAAGCTTGGTTAGAACTTGATGTAGCACAATGTGGTTATTGCCAAACAGGGCAAATAATGACGGCTTCGGCTTTACTGAAAAACAATCCAAACCCAACTGATGAGGATATTGATAGTTTCATGAGTGGAAATATTTGCCGATGTGGAACCTATACAAGGATTAAAAAAGCCATACAATTAGCCGCTAAACCAACCAAATAG
- a CDS encoding xanthine dehydrogenase family protein molybdopterin-binding subunit, with amino-acid sequence MEEKKTYSRRSFLKVTSISGGGMMIGFSWMANLLPNAALAIENPTKDWVKLTGFIEISSLNEIKLYCPNPEIGTNVTTSLPMLIAEELDINWETVIVEQGDYDTPRFKNQFTGGSMAISMAWIPLRTAGATARQMIMQAAANQWNVPLKEVTTSKGSVYHSASSRSLSYGALATAASILPIPENVTIKQNTDFSLIGTHQKNVVGTKIVTGKPLYTLDYEQEGMLIAMAIHPPAFGMQLKSFDGADALKMAGINDVFDIKVYKEGYVKNALDTRNFNHLIVVVGKTIWEVMNARKMVKAVWEPIKESKEIVGTWGGKKEELTPAGLESTEGHLKKMQEMQKNPGKILRRDGNPELAFEQAHHILERTYTAPFLAHNPMEPISCFSHITDEKAFFAAPIQIPEFMKQSIVANLEVPAEKIEIKLARIGGGFGRRLYGHYMIEAGLISKKMKAPIKLIYTREDEMTAGLYRPSYMVTYKAAFDANNNVTAIHIKGGGIPESAIHENRFPAGAFDNYLAEGWEIPSNINVAAFRAPGSNFIAAAEQSFIDELSEKIGKDPIDYRIELLQRTKEKPVGEKNDYDADRYIGVLAKVKEESDWQNLKLSNKKYGVAAYFCHQSYVAHVVELSLGEEAPIIEKVTTTIDCGVVVNPEGAKNMVEGAIVDGIGNSLFGALTLKNGKPEQQNFDQYRIIRHNEAPKKIDIHFIKNNINPTGLGEPPFPPVMAALANALYKATGKRFYNQPFQNDLNS; translated from the coding sequence ATGGAAGAAAAAAAAACATATAGTAGACGTTCATTTCTAAAGGTAACATCGATTTCAGGTGGCGGAATGATGATTGGATTTAGTTGGATGGCAAATTTATTGCCAAATGCCGCATTAGCAATTGAAAATCCAACTAAAGATTGGGTTAAACTAACTGGATTCATAGAAATAAGTTCTTTAAATGAAATAAAATTATATTGTCCTAATCCGGAAATAGGTACCAATGTAACAACTTCATTGCCTATGCTAATTGCAGAGGAACTTGACATCAATTGGGAAACAGTTATTGTTGAACAAGGGGATTATGACACTCCAAGATTTAAAAATCAATTCACTGGAGGAAGTATGGCTATAAGTATGGCTTGGATTCCTCTAAGAACGGCAGGTGCAACTGCAAGACAAATGATAATGCAAGCAGCGGCTAACCAATGGAACGTCCCTCTAAAAGAAGTAACTACTTCAAAAGGAAGCGTTTACCATTCAGCCTCTTCCAGAAGTTTATCCTACGGAGCTTTGGCAACAGCCGCCTCTATATTGCCGATACCCGAAAATGTTACTATTAAACAAAATACCGATTTTTCATTGATTGGTACACATCAAAAAAATGTAGTAGGAACAAAGATTGTTACAGGTAAACCTTTATATACATTGGATTATGAACAGGAAGGAATGTTAATTGCCATGGCCATTCATCCTCCAGCATTTGGGATGCAATTAAAATCATTTGATGGTGCAGATGCTTTAAAAATGGCAGGAATTAACGATGTTTTTGATATAAAAGTATATAAAGAAGGATATGTAAAAAATGCATTGGATACTAGAAATTTCAATCATTTAATTGTCGTTGTAGGGAAAACGATTTGGGAGGTGATGAATGCTCGAAAAATGGTGAAAGCAGTATGGGAACCAATTAAGGAGTCCAAAGAAATTGTTGGAACTTGGGGAGGCAAAAAAGAAGAATTGACTCCAGCGGGCTTGGAAAGCACAGAGGGGCACTTGAAAAAGATGCAAGAAATGCAGAAAAACCCGGGCAAAATTTTAAGACGAGATGGAAACCCTGAATTAGCCTTTGAACAAGCTCATCATATACTAGAACGTACATACACAGCTCCGTTTTTAGCTCATAATCCTATGGAACCGATAAGTTGTTTTTCGCATATTACTGACGAAAAAGCTTTTTTTGCGGCACCTATTCAGATTCCAGAATTCATGAAGCAAAGTATTGTTGCCAATTTAGAAGTTCCTGCCGAAAAAATTGAAATAAAATTAGCACGAATTGGAGGTGGATTTGGTAGAAGACTCTATGGGCATTATATGATTGAAGCTGGCTTAATTTCAAAAAAAATGAAAGCGCCAATAAAGTTGATTTATACCAGAGAAGATGAAATGACAGCAGGGCTTTACAGACCATCATATATGGTAACTTACAAAGCAGCATTTGACGCTAATAATAATGTTACAGCAATTCACATCAAAGGTGGTGGAATTCCAGAAAGTGCCATTCACGAAAACCGATTTCCAGCTGGTGCTTTTGATAATTATCTAGCTGAAGGATGGGAAATTCCTTCAAACATTAATGTCGCTGCATTTAGAGCGCCTGGTTCTAATTTTATTGCGGCAGCCGAACAATCTTTTATAGATGAATTATCAGAAAAAATAGGAAAAGATCCTATAGACTACAGAATAGAACTATTACAACGTACCAAAGAAAAACCCGTAGGAGAAAAAAACGACTATGACGCAGATAGATATATTGGAGTTTTAGCAAAGGTGAAAGAAGAATCTGACTGGCAAAACTTAAAATTATCCAATAAAAAATATGGAGTTGCTGCTTATTTTTGTCATCAATCATATGTTGCCCATGTTGTTGAACTTAGCCTAGGAGAAGAAGCTCCTATAATTGAAAAAGTGACAACAACAATTGACTGTGGAGTTGTTGTAAACCCTGAAGGGGCTAAAAATATGGTCGAGGGTGCTATAGTAGACGGTATTGGTAATAGTTTGTTTGGTGCTTTAACCCTTAAAAATGGTAAACCAGAGCAACAAAACTTTGACCAATATAGAATAATTCGTCACAATGAAGCTCCTAAGAAAATTGATATTCATTTTATAAAAAACAATATCAATCCAACTGGATTAGGAGAACCTCCTTTCCCTCCTGTAATGGCTGCTTTGGCGAATGCCTTATATAAAGCTACTGGGAAACGATTTTATAATCAACCTTTTCAAAATGATTTAAACAGTTAA
- a CDS encoding (2Fe-2S)-binding protein translates to MKKFNLKINSKEYLLEADENMPLLWAIRDLIGLKGTKYGCGIGACGACTVHLDGTPVRSCQLPISVIENQDITTIEGLSENGNHPVQKAWLELDVAQCGYCQTGQIMTASALLKNNPNPTDEDIDSFMSGNICRCGTYTRIKKAIQLAAKPTK, encoded by the coding sequence ATGAAGAAATTTAATTTAAAAATTAACAGCAAAGAGTACCTGTTAGAAGCCGATGAAAACATGCCTCTTTTATGGGCAATACGAGATTTAATTGGCTTGAAAGGCACTAAATATGGTTGTGGAATTGGTGCTTGTGGTGCTTGTACCGTGCATTTAGACGGAACGCCTGTACGCTCTTGTCAGTTGCCTATTTCGGTTATTGAGAATCAAGATATTACTACTATTGAAGGATTATCTGAAAATGGAAACCATCCAGTTCAGAAAGCTTGGTTAGAACTTGATGTAGCACAATGTGGTTATTGCCAAACAGGACAAATAATGACGGCTTCGGCTTTACTGAAAAACAATCCAAACCCAACTGATGAGGATATTGATAGTTTCATGAGTGGAAATATTTGCCGATGTGGAACCTATACAAGGATTAAAAAAGCCATACAATTAGCCGCTAAACCAACCAAATAG
- a CDS encoding LytTR family DNA-binding domain-containing protein: MYKCLIIDDEVPARALISNHLSKLPDFEVVKSFANAIDAFVFLQQNEVDLIFLDVQMPKMSGIELIKSLNKKPTVILTTAFREYAVEGFDLEVFDYLLKPISQERFLKSISRYINSKATKESVVNSKMISESFITLKVGKENKQINVNNILYVEGLKDYIKIITTEGVLIVYERLRKMEELLTNDAFFRIHKSFIVAKQHITHWNTNNVAIKDKEIPIGRTYKTDFLNKNK; encoded by the coding sequence ATGTATAAATGTCTAATCATAGATGACGAAGTTCCTGCTAGGGCACTAATTTCAAATCATCTGTCTAAATTACCTGATTTTGAAGTAGTAAAATCTTTTGCTAATGCAATTGATGCGTTTGTTTTTTTGCAACAAAATGAGGTAGATTTAATTTTTTTAGACGTTCAAATGCCCAAAATGAGTGGCATAGAGCTCATAAAATCGCTTAATAAAAAACCAACCGTTATTTTGACAACGGCTTTTAGAGAATATGCAGTTGAAGGATTTGATTTAGAAGTTTTTGACTATTTATTAAAACCGATAAGCCAAGAACGTTTTTTAAAATCGATTTCTCGATACATTAATTCAAAAGCTACTAAAGAATCTGTTGTGAATAGTAAAATGATATCTGAATCATTCATAACATTAAAAGTAGGAAAAGAAAACAAACAAATTAATGTGAACAACATTCTATATGTTGAGGGACTGAAAGATTACATCAAAATTATTACAACCGAAGGTGTACTCATTGTTTATGAGCGATTGCGAAAAATGGAAGAACTACTAACAAATGATGCCTTTTTTAGAATACACAAATCATTTATAGTGGCTAAACAACATATTACTCATTGGAATACCAATAATGTTGCTATAAAAGATAAAGAAATACCTATTGGTAGAACTTACAAAACCGATTTTTTAAATAAGAACAAATAA
- a CDS encoding sensor histidine kinase, translating into MNNKKGIIIFNLLFWSLLFVYKWIGIGSLTEEYEKYFMYSVFHIPAAFLTTMLSFHVFFEKFYNPKDKTIFWVSITSTGLFFVLAKRAYSFFYFDSIYFLTEKIDESFFSLPKLLLEFFSLYLMVGMYGMFYFIAHWHKQQQILVGLNEEKVKSELNLLKYQVHPHFLFNMLNNIYSTALIKSPETADQILHLSNFIEYNLYHSKKEVVPLNEEFDYLNNFIELQKIRLGDKLNVEIVLPEDSDKVFIQPLLLLPIIENSIKHGVENSIRNSWIKIKIDINKEHNELTIEVSNSTEEPIQNNGIQEKGGMGLDNLKKQLKLYYPDKHLLNILKEDEVFTVVLKVIYNNYV; encoded by the coding sequence ATGAATAATAAGAAAGGCATCATTATATTTAACCTGTTATTTTGGAGTTTACTATTCGTTTATAAATGGATAGGTATTGGTTCATTAACAGAGGAGTATGAAAAATATTTCATGTATTCCGTATTCCATATTCCAGCTGCATTTTTAACTACAATGCTATCTTTTCATGTCTTTTTTGAAAAATTTTACAACCCAAAAGACAAAACTATTTTTTGGGTTTCTATTACCTCTACAGGTTTATTTTTTGTTTTAGCTAAAAGGGCTTATAGCTTTTTCTATTTTGACTCCATTTACTTTTTAACGGAGAAAATAGATGAATCTTTCTTCTCATTACCTAAATTATTATTAGAATTTTTTAGTTTGTATTTAATGGTGGGAATGTACGGAATGTTCTATTTTATTGCTCATTGGCACAAGCAACAACAAATTCTAGTTGGTTTAAATGAAGAAAAAGTAAAATCAGAATTGAACTTATTAAAATACCAGGTTCATCCTCATTTTTTATTTAATATGTTGAATAATATTTATTCGACTGCTTTAATTAAAAGCCCAGAAACAGCTGATCAAATCCTTCATCTTTCTAATTTTATCGAATATAATTTATACCATTCAAAAAAAGAAGTAGTACCTTTAAACGAAGAATTTGATTATTTGAATAACTTCATAGAATTGCAAAAAATACGATTAGGTGATAAGCTAAACGTAGAAATAGTATTGCCTGAAGATTCTGATAAAGTATTCATTCAACCGCTTCTTTTATTACCCATAATTGAAAACAGTATTAAACATGGCGTCGAAAATTCTATTCGAAATTCATGGATAAAAATAAAAATTGATATTAATAAAGAGCATAATGAGCTAACTATTGAAGTTTCAAATAGTACAGAAGAGCCCATTCAAAATAATGGCATCCAAGAAAAAGGTGGTATGGGATTGGACAATTTAAAGAAACAACTAAAGTTATATTATCCAGACAAACATTTGCTTAATATTTTGAAAGAAGACGAGGTTTTTACAGTAGTTCTTAAAGTAATCTATAATAATTATGTATAA
- a CDS encoding XdhC family protein, translating into MKELQDIIKKHEKANENNLKSALVTVVHLDGSSYRRPGARMLVNEDGKITGAISGGCLEGDAQKKALFTISEQKNVLFTYDTSKEDDSEMGIHLGCEGLIQVLFEKIDSEKKDNPIELLRIALSLRQKAVLVTLFHLDNKEKEQLGTCLLLQEDGTISGNIPLSLFKNSILGDLNEVMNNEESVFKQYKSGQESVTAFFEFIHPPVSLVVLGAGNDAIPLMKFADVLGWDFRIVDRRDTHANKERFPLASQTLVANPDVALNYLSYDKRTFFVLVTHSYKCDYYFLKSLCAADVPYVGILGPKKKLNRMLGELKEGGVSLSQAKISTIFSPTGLDIGAETPEEIALSIIAEIQAVLKGKKGGMLTLKEEVIHSRDSLAIQVELVKN; encoded by the coding sequence ATGAAAGAACTACAAGACATTATCAAAAAGCACGAAAAAGCAAATGAGAATAATTTAAAATCAGCATTAGTAACCGTAGTTCATTTGGATGGCTCTTCGTACAGACGTCCTGGAGCCCGAATGTTAGTGAATGAAGATGGAAAGATAACTGGTGCTATCAGTGGAGGCTGTTTAGAAGGAGATGCTCAAAAGAAAGCGCTTTTTACTATTTCGGAACAAAAAAACGTGCTTTTTACTTACGACACTTCCAAAGAAGATGATTCTGAAATGGGAATTCACCTCGGTTGCGAAGGTTTGATTCAAGTTTTATTTGAAAAAATTGACTCCGAAAAAAAAGATAATCCTATTGAATTACTTCGTATAGCATTATCGCTAAGGCAAAAAGCAGTATTAGTTACTTTATTCCATTTAGATAATAAAGAAAAAGAGCAATTGGGTACTTGCTTATTGCTTCAAGAAGACGGAACAATTTCTGGAAACATTCCCTTAAGCCTATTTAAAAATTCTATTTTGGGGGATTTGAATGAAGTGATGAATAATGAAGAGTCTGTTTTTAAACAGTATAAATCAGGTCAAGAATCTGTAACAGCATTTTTTGAGTTTATTCATCCTCCGGTTTCCCTAGTGGTTTTGGGTGCGGGAAATGATGCCATTCCATTAATGAAATTTGCGGATGTTTTGGGTTGGGATTTCCGAATTGTTGACCGAAGAGATACCCATGCTAATAAAGAACGATTCCCTTTGGCTTCGCAAACTTTAGTTGCTAATCCAGATGTAGCGCTAAATTATTTATCTTATGATAAACGCACTTTTTTTGTATTAGTTACCCATAGCTACAAATGCGATTATTATTTCTTAAAATCGTTATGCGCTGCCGATGTGCCTTATGTAGGGATTTTAGGTCCTAAAAAGAAATTAAACCGTATGTTAGGCGAATTAAAAGAAGGCGGAGTATCTTTGAGTCAAGCTAAAATTTCGACTATTTTTAGTCCGACAGGTTTGGATATTGGTGCTGAAACACCCGAAGAAATTGCCTTGAGTATTATAGCTGAAATTCAAGCGGTTTTGAAAGGAAAAAAAGGAGGGATGTTAACGCTTAAAGAGGAAGTAATTCATTCAAGAGACTCATTAGCGATTCAAGTAGAGCTTGTTAAAAATTAA
- a CDS encoding NTP transferase domain-containing protein: MACVIHQCGILILAAGSSSRMGRPKQLLEFESGTLLTHVIKTANNSKLYPVVVVLGANEELIKNSLQEQQLIIVTNENWQEGMASSIVKGITFIKEKYPDTDGIIIAVGDQPHINTTQLHQLVEAQNTSRLPIVACSYAGIIGTPALFHQSVFPELMSLKGDIGAKKIIEKRIQDVVTINFDKGIIDIDTEKEYQDLLRNQKK; encoded by the coding sequence ATGGCTTGTGTAATACATCAATGCGGTATACTTATTTTGGCTGCAGGGTCTAGTAGTAGAATGGGAAGACCAAAACAATTACTAGAATTTGAAAGCGGGACACTTTTGACACATGTCATAAAAACTGCGAACAACTCAAAACTGTATCCTGTAGTGGTAGTTTTGGGTGCCAATGAAGAACTGATAAAAAACAGTTTGCAAGAGCAGCAGCTAATTATTGTAACCAATGAAAACTGGCAAGAAGGAATGGCAAGTTCAATAGTAAAGGGCATTACTTTCATAAAAGAAAAATACCCCGATACAGATGGAATAATCATTGCCGTTGGCGATCAACCACATATAAACACAACCCAGCTGCATCAATTGGTGGAGGCTCAAAATACATCGCGATTGCCCATTGTTGCTTGTTCTTATGCTGGAATTATAGGAACTCCCGCATTGTTCCATCAATCAGTATTTCCAGAATTAATGTCCCTAAAAGGAGATATTGGCGCCAAAAAAATAATAGAAAAAAGAATCCAAGATGTAGTTACGATTAATTTTGACAAAGGAATTATTGATATTGATACTGAAAAAGAGTATCAGGACTTGTTGAGGAATCAAAAAAAATAA
- a CDS encoding shikimate kinase yields the protein MRKIILLGYMGCGKSTIANKLSKIIQIPFVDLDKIIEQKTNLTINQIFETQGEVYFRKLEHEVFVELLNSTENMIIGLGGGTPCYANNHELLQREDVISIYLKASIETLFDRLVTNKSKRPLIADKSEDEMKEFIAKHLFDRSFYYNQAQHKVIVDNKTIDETVADIVEILA from the coding sequence ATGAGAAAAATTATATTATTAGGTTATATGGGGTGTGGCAAGTCTACAATTGCTAACAAACTGTCAAAAATTATCCAAATTCCGTTTGTAGACTTAGATAAAATTATCGAACAGAAAACAAATTTAACTATAAATCAAATTTTTGAAACTCAAGGCGAAGTCTATTTTAGAAAGTTAGAACATGAAGTTTTTGTTGAATTATTGAATTCAACTGAAAACATGATTATAGGTTTAGGTGGAGGTACCCCTTGTTATGCTAATAATCATGAATTGTTGCAACGTGAGGATGTAATTTCTATTTATCTTAAAGCGTCTATCGAAACTTTATTTGATAGATTGGTAACTAATAAAAGCAAGCGCCCACTTATAGCAGATAAAAGCGAAGACGAAATGAAAGAGTTTATAGCCAAACATCTTTTCGACAGAAGTTTTTATTACAATCAAGCACAACATAAAGTGATTGTTGATAACAAAACAATTGACGAAACTGTAGCTGATATTGTTGAAATTTTAGCTTAG
- a CDS encoding phosphoribosyltransferase domain-containing protein, with translation MSKNIILTNQEIEHKIKRIAYQIYETFVDEDEIVIAGIASNGFIFAKKIAVALETISTLKISLCEVKVNKQNPDSEVQTSLTKELYANKGLVLVDDVLSSGTTLIYAVRHFLNVPLKKFKTAVLVDRNHKKYPVKADFKGISLSTSLLEHVQVVFDENGDNYAYLS, from the coding sequence ATGAGCAAAAACATCATTTTAACGAATCAAGAAATAGAGCATAAAATAAAAAGAATCGCTTATCAAATCTATGAGACATTTGTAGATGAAGATGAAATTGTGATTGCTGGAATTGCGTCTAATGGATTTATTTTTGCAAAAAAAATAGCTGTTGCACTTGAAACTATTTCTACTTTAAAAATATCATTGTGTGAAGTCAAAGTAAACAAGCAAAATCCAGACTCAGAGGTTCAAACTTCCTTAACTAAGGAACTATATGCTAATAAAGGTTTAGTGCTAGTTGATGATGTTCTAAGTTCAGGCACGACCTTAATATATGCCGTTAGACACTTTCTTAATGTTCCTTTGAAAAAATTCAAAACTGCTGTATTAGTTGATCGCAATCACAAAAAATATCCAGTAAAAGCGGACTTTAAAGGAATATCTCTTTCAACATCTTTATTAGAACATGTTCAGGTCGTTTTTGATGAAAACGGCGACAATTATGCTTACCTAAGCTAA
- a CDS encoding RNA-binding S4 domain-containing protein, whose amino-acid sequence MRIDKYLWCMRYYKTRNMVTEACKKNHVTVNGQVAKPSKEVFPTDKITFRKDQITQIITVLDIPDNRVGAKLVDIYRRNDTPAEAYEHLELLKLSKEHYRKTGTGRPTKKDRRDIDEYGNEIIDDDDLD is encoded by the coding sequence ATGAGAATAGATAAATATTTATGGTGCATGCGGTATTACAAAACCAGAAACATGGTAACTGAGGCTTGCAAAAAAAATCATGTTACCGTAAATGGTCAAGTTGCCAAGCCTTCGAAAGAAGTATTTCCTACCGATAAAATTACGTTCCGAAAAGATCAAATCACACAAATTATTACTGTGCTTGATATTCCGGACAATCGTGTTGGCGCAAAATTAGTCGATATTTATCGTAGAAATGACACTCCAGCAGAAGCATATGAGCATCTGGAACTACTGAAATTGTCTAAAGAACATTACAGAAAAACAGGAACAGGAAGGCCAACAAAAAAAGACCGAAGAGATATTGACGAATATGGAAATGAAATTATTGACGACGACGATTTAGATTAA
- a CDS encoding FKBP-type peptidyl-prolyl cis-trans isomerase, with protein MNKFKYYFILLVATISLFSCSKNDNAVSEPLRDYSVQYATDLTDIEEYLQTYYITVTEHPGFQDDQDVVFTKIPDGGTQPAIWSYKDNAGFPKLLSRDVNLHGITYKLYYLLLREGVGQSPCNVDGVLASYRGDYLERQAVSNVTTLTVNKFEEVKNPQTILSLYSTVPGWGETFPQFKTGTYTSNPDGTVSYNDFGAGVMFLPSGLGYYATGSSSIPSYAPLVFSFKLYEIKRADQDADGIPSYLEDINGNGYMYDYRNTAYYPTTLTNLDDTDADNIPDFLDVDDDGDNYTTKLEIKNPATGIAYPFADIPICTSGKKNFLDSTCH; from the coding sequence ATGAACAAATTTAAGTATTATTTTATTTTATTAGTTGCAACAATCTCTTTATTTTCATGTTCAAAAAATGATAATGCTGTATCAGAGCCTCTTAGAGATTATTCAGTACAATATGCTACTGATCTTACTGATATTGAAGAATATTTACAAACCTATTATATTACAGTTACAGAGCATCCAGGTTTTCAAGATGACCAAGATGTAGTTTTTACTAAAATTCCTGATGGAGGAACGCAACCTGCTATTTGGTCTTATAAAGATAATGCTGGTTTTCCAAAACTTTTGAGTAGAGATGTAAATCTTCATGGTATTACCTATAAATTATATTATTTACTTTTAAGAGAAGGAGTAGGGCAATCACCTTGTAATGTTGATGGTGTATTGGCATCATACAGAGGAGATTATTTAGAGCGACAAGCGGTGTCAAATGTGACAACACTTACTGTTAATAAATTTGAAGAAGTTAAAAACCCACAAACTATTTTGAGTTTGTACTCAACGGTACCAGGTTGGGGTGAAACTTTCCCGCAATTTAAGACTGGAACGTATACATCAAATCCTGACGGAACAGTTTCTTACAATGATTTTGGTGCAGGTGTAATGTTTCTTCCTTCTGGGTTGGGATATTATGCTACAGGAAGTAGTTCTATACCGTCATATGCTCCTTTAGTGTTTAGTTTTAAATTGTATGAAATAAAAAGAGCAGATCAAGATGCAGATGGTATTCCGTCTTATTTAGAAGATATAAATGGTAATGGATACATGTATGATTACAGAAATACAGCTTACTATCCTACAACGCTTACAAACCTTGATGATACTGATGCAGATAATATTCCTGATTTTCTTGATGTAGATGATGATGGTGATAATTATACTACGAAACTTGAAATAAAAAATCCTGCGACAGGAATTGCTTATCCATTTGCAGATATTCCAATTTGTACTTCTGGTAAGAAAAACTTCTTGGATAGTACCTGTCATTAA
- a CDS encoding transketolase family protein, whose product MKKYTNTGSKDTRSGFGAGMTELGQTNENVVALCADLIGSLKFDDFKKNHPERFFQIGIAEANMIGIAAGLTIGGKIPFTGTFANFSTGRVYDQIRQSVAYSEKNVKICASHAGLTLGEDGATHQILEDIGLMKMLPGMTVINTCDYNQTKAATLAIADHHGPVYLRFGRPVVPNFMPADEPFEIGKAILLNEGSDVTIIATGHLVWEALLAAEALEAKGISAEVINIHTIKPLDEEAILKSLAKTKCIVTAEEHNILGGLGESVSRVLALNNPAPQEFVAVNDSFGESGTPEQLMEKYKLNNQAIVEAVEKVIKRK is encoded by the coding sequence ATGAAAAAATATACAAATACAGGAAGTAAAGATACTCGTTCAGGTTTTGGAGCGGGAATGACAGAACTAGGTCAGACTAATGAAAATGTTGTGGCACTTTGTGCTGATTTAATAGGTTCATTGAAATTTGACGATTTCAAAAAAAATCATCCAGAACGTTTTTTCCAAATTGGAATTGCAGAAGCAAATATGATTGGAATTGCTGCAGGTTTGACAATTGGTGGAAAAATTCCTTTCACAGGAACTTTCGCTAACTTTTCTACAGGAAGAGTTTACGATCAAATCCGTCAATCTGTTGCTTATTCTGAGAAGAACGTAAAAATCTGTGCTTCACACGCAGGATTAACTTTAGGTGAAGATGGTGCTACACACCAAATCCTTGAAGATATTGGATTAATGAAAATGTTACCAGGTATGACTGTAATCAATACTTGTGATTACAATCAAACTAAAGCGGCTACCTTAGCAATTGCAGATCATCATGGTCCAGTTTACTTGCGTTTTGGTCGTCCAGTTGTGCCTAACTTCATGCCAGCTGACGAACCTTTTGAAATTGGTAAAGCAATTCTTTTAAACGAAGGTTCTGATGTAACAATTATAGCTACTGGACACTTAGTTTGGGAAGCATTACTTGCAGCGGAAGCTTTAGAAGCTAAAGGAATTTCTGCCGAAGTAATCAACATCCATACGATCAAACCATTGGATGAAGAAGCTATTTTAAAATCATTAGCAAAAACAAAATGTATAGTTACTGCTGAAGAGCATAACATCCTTGGTGGTCTTGGAGAAAGCGTTTCTAGAGTATTAGCTTTAAACAATCCTGCTCCTCAAGAGTTTGTTGCGGTTAATGATAGCTTTGGAGAATCTGGAACACCAGAGCAATTAATGGAAAAATACAAATTAAACAATCAAGCTATTGTTGAAGCTGTAGAAAAAGTTATTAAAAGAAAATAA